The following nucleotide sequence is from Pseudonocardia sp. C8.
CCAGCTCGAGAGCGACTTCGCGTTCTCCCCGGCCGAGGACATCAAGCTCGAGCGGGAGCTCGACGCCCGCGGCGAGCGCCGGATGCTCGTCGTGCACTCGCACACCCGCGTCCCGCGCCGGCCCCTGACCGACAGCGGGCTGCCCGAGGCCTACCCCTCGGAGAAGGACGTCGCCCAGATGGAGTGGACGCCCGACCAGCACTGGCTGATCGTGGGGCTGACCGCCGCCGACGCCGAGCCCGAGGTGCGCTCG
It contains:
- a CDS encoding M67 family metallopeptidase; the protein is MLAIRKDLLDEIVAHARRDYPLEACGQLVGPEAGGARPERYVPMSNADQLESDFAFSPAEDIKLERELDARGERRMLVVHSHTRVPRRPLTDSGLPEAYPSEKDVAQMEWTPDQHWLIVGLTAADAEPEVRSFRLADGELVEDDLQVVESYMFAHTGSDDVPDRT